Proteins found in one Zea mays cultivar B73 chromosome 1, Zm-B73-REFERENCE-NAM-5.0, whole genome shotgun sequence genomic segment:
- the LOC100274299 gene encoding uncharacterized protein LOC100274299, protein MGSRQAAAFLLGCVAALTVVVLLLQRRPEELTSRAPLLQVFGGGGAGPSPSPSQSSSSSPPADSNNTTAAAGDPRLPPPPNHGEDEDEDEDEEEFRGLAAAVSRAATADDRTVIITCVNQAWAAPGSLLDLFLESFRVGDGTAPLLRHLLIVAMDAAAMARCRALHPHCYLYSPARGVDFAPAKPFLSRDYLELVWSKLRLQRRVLRLGYSLLFTDADVLWLRNPLKHVTAYADMTVSCDVFFGDPDGVDNFPNTGFFHVRPNSRTIAMAAAWHRARDRFPGKNEQPVFNAIKKGLVADLGLRLQYIDPAFVAGFCSYGRDLGKVCTMHANCCVGLRAKITDLRTLLHDWKNYTAMPHWAKHQAKWTVPGACIH, encoded by the coding sequence ATGGGCAGCCGGCAGGCGGCGGCGTTCCTGCTCGGCTGCGTCGCCGCGCTCACCGTCGTCGTGCTGCTGCTGCAGCGCCGCCCCGAGGAGCTCACCAGCAGGGCACCACTGCTGCAAGTCTTCGGAGGCGGAGGGGCagggccgtcgccgtcgccgtctcAGTCCAGCTCCTCCTCACCACCAGCAGATAGCAATAATACCACTGCCGCAGCCGGCGATCCACGCCTTCCGCCGCCGCCCAACCATGGCGAGGACGAAGACGAAGACGAAGACGAAGAGGAGTTCCGCGGGCTCGCGGCGGCGGTGTCGCGCGCGGCGACGGCGGACGACCGGACGGTGATCATCACGTGCGTCAACCAGGCGTGGGCGGCGCCCGGCTCGCTGCTGGACCTGTTCCTGGAGAGCTTCCGCGTGGGCGACGGCACGGCGCCCCTGCTGCGCCACCTGCTCATCGTGGCCATGGACGCCGCCGCCATGGCCCGGTGCCGCGCGCTCCACCCGCACTGCTACCTCtactccccggcccgcggcgtcGACTTCGCGCCCGCCAAGCCCTTCCTGTCCAGGGACTACCTGGAGCTCGTCTGGAGCAAGCTCAGGCTGCAGCGCCGCGTGCTCCGCCTCGGCTACAGCCTCCTCTTCACCGACGCCGACGTGCTGTGGCTCCGCAACCCGCTCAAGCACGTCACGGCGTACGCCGACATGACCGTCTCCTGCGACGTCTTCTTCGGCGACCCGGACGGCGTCGACAACTTCCCCAACACGGGATTCTTCCACGTCAGGCCCAACAGCCGCACCATCGCCATGGCCGCCGCGTGGCACCGGGCCCGGGACAGGTTCCCGGGCAAGAACGAGCAGCCCGTCTTCAACGCCATCAAGAAGGGCCTCGTCGCCGACCTCGGCCTCCGCCTGCAGTACATAGACCCGGCCTTCGTCGCGGGCTTCTGCAGCTACGGCAGGGACCTCGGCAAGGTCTGCACCATGCACGCCAACTGCTGCGTCGGCCTCCGCGCCAAGATCACCGACCTCCGGACCCTGCTCCACGACTGGAAGAACTACACCGCCATGCCGCACTGGGCCAAGCACCAGGCCAAGTGGACCGTCCCCGGAGCGTGCATCCATTGA